The genomic stretch CCGTATAAACTAGATATGAAAGATACCAAATAAAGAGTAGTGGAATTGTATAGTGTATTGAAAATAACCCAAGTACACCAAGTATAAACCAACTATAGGATATGACTAAAAATATCCAAAATACTACATAGACTAATAATTGGTGTAATGAGTGAATAAGTAATCGACCATTCCAATAGCCAGGTGTAGTAAAAACTCTCTCAAGAATATATAAATTTCCTTGTAACCATCTAGTTCTTTGTTTTATATACACTTTAATTGTCTCAGGCTCCTGCTCCCATGTAACCGAATTTGGAACGATTGGAAGAAAGTATCCTGCTTGTGTGATCCTTAAAGTTAATTCAGCATCTTCCGCGATCGCATATGGGTCATATCCACCGAGTTCATTTATGACGGCTCTTTTAACTAACATATTTGTTCCGGTAAGAGAACCAGTTTTAAACAATTGCCACCTACCAGATTGCATCAATAATTGAAAAACTTGAAATTCAATCGAGATCATTCTGGTTAACCAATTTGTTGATTCATTTATTGTTTTAACGTAACCGACCGCTCCTGCTGAATTTTTTGTAACAAGAGCTGCTTCAACTAATTTTTTTAATGCAGTTGGTTCAGGTTGATTGTCTGCATCATAAACACAAAAGTATTCTCCTTTTGAGATGCCTAATCCATAATTTAGAACTCGTGATTTGCCTTTTGGTTCTCCGGAAGGAACTTTAATATGTTGAATATGACTATATGCATCAGCAAATTCCTTTGCAATTTCACCTGTTTCGTCTTGCGAATTATCATCTAGTAAATAAATTGTCAGCAATCCAGGATATTTAATTTTTGCCATTGCTGCCAAAGTATTTTTGATAACAACCCCTTCATTATGAGCGGGGATTAATATATCTACACTTGGATAATTAGTAATTGGTTCTTTAACCTGATATTCTTTATGCGATTTTGAACGGAAATAAAGACCAGCTACAGTTAAAAGGGAATAATATAATAATAGTGTGATAAATAAAAAAGTTGAAAAAAGTAAAATCACTTTAATGCCATAAAAGAAAGAAACAGCAATTATACCTATACATAGTAAAATGAAACTAAATATAACAAAAAAAACACGCACTTCATTTCACCTCAATTAAATCAAAGTTGTATTAATAATTAGTTGATTATTTATATTTGAGTCAATCTTTTTATTGAAATTTGCAAATAGTCTATTTAATACAATGTCGACACCATCTTTATTTGTATTTTGAACAAGTATTTTAACCTCTCCAGTTTCAAACTGACCTACTAAATCAAATTGATTTCTGACAGAAATTAAAGCGGCATCCGACAAATCATAAAATATACTTTTTCTTATATTCTTTTTCAATTTAGCTAAATTAATCGTTATTAAATAACCATTTTCATTTCTACGTTTCATTGCATTCATAACAATTTCGGCACGATTTTCAAATTCTCTTTGTGACAACACTTTCGTATTTAAGATATATCCTTCAAGTTCCTTTAGCTTTTTTGATAAGGCAATATTTTCTTTAGCGATCTTTTTAAAATGATAGCTAGAAATAAATAAAATAAATAAAGAAGTGATCGAGATAAAGTGAGCTATAATATGATCTCTTTGATCAATAGGTGTCCACGATTGTGATAATGCCAAATACATATAATAAAAAGAGGATAAAAGTGTGATTGCTACATAATAAGTAAATGAAAGTATTGTAGAAGTGAAAGTAAATACAACAGCGCTAATAATAAAAGCTATTGTAAAAAAAATGGCATGTTGAAAACTTGGTGAAAAATTTAAATAAAGTAAGCAACAAATAACCTGTAAAATCCAAAAAAGAGCTAATTTATAGTAATTCGACATATAATAACCCCGTTTTCCTATAGAAATGCCTTACTGACCTAATATTGATTTGCTACAACTCCTTCTTTCAACTCATAATAATTCTTGTTTATTATATTAGAAAAATTAAAAATTACATTGAAAGTCATTAAATATTCACAATGTTAAATATATCCAACGGTAATTTTGTATTAAGATTAATCTATAGAATATTTTTTCATCCCTTCTAATTGAGAGATACATCATAATAGGTCTGCCATTTCTATAAAGTGGACACGCTTTAAATGCATACGTATAATGAGAAACAATGACTGTTCAATTATGAAGGTGAGGAATACAAAATGGTAAAAGAGAATTCAGTAGAGTTTTTATTTAATTACATAGATGAATCGACAGAATGTTTAAAAGATAATTTAGACATATCCTATTTAGAGGCATTAATTGAAACTGGGGAAAATTTCTTTGAGTGTGAAGTGTTACAAGAAGAGATTAATGACTCACAAAAAGAAAAGCTTATGAAAACAATTAATGAATTTTCGTCAGTATCAAAGGATAATGAAAGCATTCGAAGAGCCTTTCAATTAGCAATTTTAAAAGGAATGAAACAAGGGGTGCAAACAAACCATGAAATGACTCCTGATGGCATTGCTTTTATTATGTCTTACTTAGTTGGAAAGCTGACTGAAGGAAAGCAAAATTTAACGATATTAGATCCGGCAATTGGTACGGGAAATCTTTTATTAACAATTTTAAATTCTTTAAAGGATAAATTTACTGCTTCTGTTGGGATTGATGTGGATGACGTTTTAGTTAAGATTGCGTTTGTTATTGGCAATTTGTTAGGACACGAAGTTGAATTATTTAATCAAGATAGTTTGGCACCGTTATTTGTTGATCCAGTTGATCTTGTTGTTTGTGACTTGCCTGTTGTTTTTTATCCAAACACTGATCGTTCAAAAGATTTTGCTCTAAAATCAAAAGAAGGTATGTCATATGCTCATCATTTATTTATTGAGCAAAGTATGAATTACTTAAAATCTGGTGGATTTTTCATTTCATTAGTTCCAAATCATCTATTTACGTCTGAACTATCAGCACAGTTACAGAGCTATATTAATGAAACAGGCGTTATTCAAGGATTGATACAGTTGCCAGTATCTGCCTTTAAAGATGAAAGACATCAAAAAAGTATATTAATAATCCGAAAAAATGCAGAAAATATGAAGAAGCCAAAACAGGCTTTATTAGTTGATTTCCCTAAGTTAACTAATATGAAGGCAATTGAAAATATCATGATTCAAATGAATGAATGGTTTAAAGAAAATTTACAATAATTGAACTTTTAAACACGTAAACTAATTTGTGTTATAATAATTTTGATAATAAAAATATAACAGTTTCATGTTTAAAGGAGATGTAGAAGAATGGCAAATATTCTTGCGATTAATGCAGGCTCATCGTCATTAAAGTTTCAGTTAATTGAAATGCCTAGTGAAAAAGTACTTACAATTGGTTTAGTAGAGCGTATCGGTTTAAAGGATAGCGTATTTGTAATTACAGTAAATGGTGAAAAAATTAAAGAAGTTACTGATATCGCAGATCATTCTGTAGCAGTAAAAATGCTTCTTGAGAAGCTAACAGGTTTAGGCGTAATTTCTTCATATGATGAAATTAATGGTGTTGGACATCGTGTAGTTCATGGTGGAGAATTATTTACTGATTCTGTTTTAATTACTGAAGAAGTTGAGAAGCAAATTGACGAACTTTCTGATTTAGCTCCACTTCATAATCCAGCTAACTTAGTTGGTATTCGTGCGTTTAAAGAACTATTACCGAATGTTCCTGCAGTAGCAGTGTTTGATACTGCATTCCATCAAACAATGCCTGAAGAGTCTTATCTTTATAGCTTACCTTACGAGTACTATAAACAATTTGGTATTCGTAAATATGGATTCCACGGTACATCTCATAAGTATGTAACTGAGAGAGCGGCTGAAATGATTGGTAAACCTATTGAAGAGTTAAGATTCATTTCATGTCACCTAGGAAATGGTGCAAGTATTGCTGCAGTTGAGGGTGGAAAATCAATTGATACTTCAATGGGGTTCACGCCACTTGCAGGTGTTACAATGGGTACTCGTTCTGGTAACTTAGACCCTGCTTTAATTCCATTTATTATGGAAAAAACAGGCAAAACAGCTGAGGAAGTACTTGAAGTATTAAACAAACAAAGCGGTATGCTTGGAATCTCAGGATTCTCAAGTGATTTACGTGACATTGAAAGTGCTGCTGAAGAAGGCAACAAACGTGCTAAAATCGCACAAAGTGTATTCGTAAACCGTATCCACAAATATTTAGGTTCATACGCTGCTCGTATGAAAGGTGTAGATGCGATTATTTTCACAGCAGGTATTGGTGAAAATGGTCCGGAAATTCGTCAAGCCGTTTTAGAAGGTCTTGAATTTATGGGAGTTTATTTTGACCCAAGTAAAAATAACTTTAGAGGAAAAGAAGCTTTCATTAGCTTTGATCACTCACCAGTTAAAGTTATCGTTATTCCTACAAATGAAGAAGTTATGATTGCAAGAGACGTAATGCGTGTTGGAATGTAATAATTCCAATTGAATGAATGAACGTAGAGCATACAAAAATAGTTGACCTCATATTCTTTAAATGAGATCACATTTTTGCTCTACGTTTTTTTTATATTCGAGGTGATAATATGGATCAGTTGACAGAATTTAAATTATGGATTGAACTGAACGATTTAATTGAAAAGAAACAACAACATCAAAATTTAAATAAATTTGAGCAGATCTATCAAAAAGCTTCTAATCTTCTCCTTCAGAAAATTCCTCAAGACTATTCGAATGCCTTTAATGATTTTTTTTCAACAGCTTTTTTCCACACACAGTCGTTATTACAAACATCAAAACATTTTCAAGAAAAGAAACTAGATATCCTAAATCGAGCTCAAATTTTGAAAAGTGATATTAAGACAATTAGTGATTTAAGAAAATTACCATTAAGACAACTAAATTTTTTAGCTGAGCAAGAAATATCGAAAGCATTAATCATTTCATGTGTTCAAGGTGGGATCAGCGGAACTAGTTCAAAACTAGCCTTATTTGGCGACTTGCCGGCAATACTATTAATTAATCTGAAATCGGTACAAGAAATAGCGCTTTGTTATGGATATGATGTTAGTATTCCAAAGGAGATGGAGTGTAGCTTAAAAGTACTTCAAGGTGCAATTCTCCCGTCACCTCAGAGATATGTTATATGGAATCATTTAATGACAGATATTCAAAAGCATGAAGATGATGATGTATTTGCGACTTGGGAAAATGAATTTAAAGGAGAAGGTTTCTACTATACGCTCCTTTTACAAATGAGTAAGTTATTCGTCATACATTCATTGAGGAAAAAGCTATTTGGTGGTATTCCACTATTAGGGGTCACGGTAGGATCTAAATGGAATGAATCGTTTACCAAAAATGTATTAGAGTATACGAAACAATTTTATCAATATCGAATATTATCAAAAAGAATTGCTTTAGAAGAATAAAAAAAGTCATAGTCCATCGTTAAAATGTTATTAAACTAACTATTTGATGGTAAAGTTCTTTTGAAGATATTATTTATTTGTTTTTTAGATAATTTGTTTGTGTAATACATCAAATTTTAGTAATGGCTCTTGTTAGAATATAAATTATTGAGATGCTAATTCTTTTAAGAAGCAATTCATTTATTTGTTTATAAATAAACGATTACCGATTATAACAAAGAATCCTAGTATTTAATTTCTATTTTTTTCTAATGATTAATAAGGTTTTATTAAATTTTTATTTATTTTAAAGAATTGATTGAAATGGAAGGGTTCTCGACTCCTATGGGAAATGCGGGAAGGCTGAGACCCCGCAGGCTAGCGGAGGAGGCTCAGGTCTCGCCCCACGGAAAGCGAGAATCCTGTAGTGGAAATCAACCACGTACAACTTCCTTTACATTGAAGATATTGTTGTTTGATTGACAAGTTCTTTTTTCAACACGTGAAAAAAGCCAACAAACTAGATGTTGGCTTTTTAACCATGTATTTTTGTATCATTCGACACTTGTTGGTTACTTCTAAACCAAATCCAAAGATCATTAATGATTGAAGCTAAATCTGCAATGTCAGAATTAAGTTTACAGCTCAAAACAAAATCAGACTCATGATTTAATTTTTCTAGCTTATCATTAATTGAAAACTCTAAGCGCTTAATTAGATCAGGTATTTCACCACGGATATATTCCCATTCTGTAAGAATCATTTGTTGTTGATCGAAAGAGTAATCTTCCCAATCTAACTTTAAGTTGGGTAGAAAAATACCTAATCGTTCATCATATGAAAAATAATCTTGTAACATTTTTTACTCCTCCCCTCGAGTATATTATACATTGAAAAAAATAAGTGAAACAAATTGAATTGTAAAATTTTATTATTTTGATTTCGCATTTAGTGAAAAGAGCAAAAAACTAAAAATAAAAATAATTAAAATAAAAGGAAAATAATTCAAAATAATAGAAATCATAGTTATCATTTAATAAAATAATCTTACTAAATTACAGTTTTTTTGTATAAGATAATGACAGGATTTTTAAGGACGACTTTGTGTTAAAGGTTTTACAAAAATTTAGAACAAAAAATTATGACCTTGCTTATACATACAATTGATTGAGTTATCTAGATGATTTTCACCTATATAAAATTATTTAGATTTGAAAGGAAGAGTTTTATGAGACATGCTGTTATAACGGCAGGAACGAAGGGGTTAGGGAAGAAAGTAACTGAATCATTTTTAAACGAAGGATATTCAGTCACTGTTACATACTTTTCGGATGAGCAGGCCGTCATACAACGTAAAGAAGAATGGAAGGACTATTTAGATAATATTCTTTTTATAAAAGGTGATATTTCCGATAAAGTATTTATTAAAGAGATTGTCTCAAAAACGATGGAGAAATTCGGTAGGGTTGATTGTTTAATTAATAATGCTGGACCTTATTTATTTAACCGTAAAAAACTGGCTGACTACACAGATGAAGAGTGGGAATACTTGTTGTATGGAAATTTGCACAGTGTGTTTTATCTTTTAAAGCAAATTATTCCAATAATGAGAAACCAAAAATATGGTCGAATTATTAACTATGGTTTTCAAGGTGCTAATTCGGCATCGGGATGGATTTATCGATCTGCTTTCAGTGCAGCAAAAGTAGGGCTAGTTTCATTAACTAAAACTGTTGCTTATGAAGAAGCAGAAAACGGAATTACATCTAATATGATCTGTCCAGGTGATATTTTTGGCGATATGAAAGAAGTAAATCGAGATGAAGCAAGTAGAGAAGGAAAAGGGCTAGCACCTGTAGGTAGGTCTGGTACCGGAGAAGACATTGCTAGAATGGTGCAGTTTTTATGTAAGGAAGAATCTGATTTTATAACAGGAGATATATTTGAGATTACAGGCGGTTTAGATGTAATTAACAAATATAGACATAATCCATTATGATGAGTTTGATGGGACAATTCCATTATTTAAGCATAATTTATAATAAGAAAGATTCTGAATTAATATTTATTACACTAAATTAAGCGTTTTCATTTTCTGTCTTTATGTTTTGTGTTAATATAAAAATGTATTATTTATTTAATAAATAGAGCTCATCAAAGAGGCACGAATCAATTATATTTCAGGGGGAAATAACATGCGTATTGGGGTACCAAAAGAAATAAAAAATAACGAAAATCGTGTAGCAATGACACCAGCTGGAGTAATGAACTTAGTTGGACATGGTCACACAGTTTTCATTGAAACAAGTGCTGGACTTGGTTCAGGTTTTACTGATGAAGAATACGTAACAGCTGGCGCAACAATTGTTGAAACAGCGCAAGAAGCTTGGAATAATGAAATGGTTATGAAAGTTAAAGAACCAATTCCAAGTGAGTATGGATATTTCCGTGAAGGATTAATTTTATTCACATATTTACATTTAGCTCCAGAACCTGAATTAACGAAGGCTTTAATTGATAATAAAGTAGTTGGTATTGCTTACGAAACTGTACAAGTTGGTAACACTTTACCATTATTAACTCCAATGAGCGAAGTAGCTGGACGTATGTCTGCTCAAATCGGTGCTCAATTCTTAGAAAAAAACAAAGGCGGAAAAGGTATTTTATTAGGTGGAGTACCAGGAGTACGTCGTGGCAAAGTTACAATCATTGGTGGAGGTGTAGCAGGAACAAATGCTGCTAAAGTAGCTGTTGGTCTTGGTGCTCACGTAACGATGATTGACTTAAATCCAGATCGTTTACGTCAATTAGACGATATTTTTGGTCATCAAATTACGACATTAATGTCAAACCCTTACAATATTGCTGAAGCGGTTAAAGAATCTGATCTTGTAATTGGTGCAGTATTAATTCCAGGTGCAAAAGCTCCAAAACTAGTAACAAAAGAAATGATCGAATCAATGGAACCAGGTTCAGTTGTAGTTGATATTGCAATTGACCAAGGTGGTATTTTCGAAACGACAGATCGCATTACAACTCATGATTTCCCAACGTATGAGAAACACGGAGTAGTACACTATGCTGTAGCAAATATGCCTGGTGCTGTACCTCGTACTTCTACTATGGCGTTAACAAATGTTACAGTTCCTTATGCAGTACAAATTGCTAACAAAGGCTACCAAAAAGCTTGCTTAGAAAACACTGCTTTATTCAAAGGTATTAATACACTTGATGGATATGTAACTTACGAAGCAGTAGCTGAAGCACATGGTTTAGAATATAAAGAAGCAACTACTTTATTACAAGGTACGTCTGTTTCTACAAACTAATAAATCATTAAATCCCTTTATCAATTTTGGTAAAGGGATTTTTTAAAAAGAAAACCCCATCTTCAATAAAATGAAGATGGGGTTTTCTGATTGTATTTATTCTGTACTAAAATTAAATTCTTCCTCCAAAATGCTATATTGATACATATCACGATGAGCACCTTTAAAATACTCATGCTTACGCAATATACCGTCTAAATGAAAGCCTAATTTTGTAAGGAAGTTTTGTGAAGCAATATTAAAGTCATATACTTCACAATATACTTTTACGAGTTTTAGTTCATTAAAAGAATAATTTAGTAGGTAATTTAAAGCGAATGATCCAAGTCCTTTGTTATGCATCGATTGATCTCCA from Arthrobacter citreus encodes the following:
- a CDS encoding glycosyltransferase family 2 protein — encoded protein: MRVFFVIFSFILLCIGIIAVSFFYGIKVILLFSTFLFITLLLYYSLLTVAGLYFRSKSHKEYQVKEPITNYPSVDILIPAHNEGVVIKNTLAAMAKIKYPGLLTIYLLDDNSQDETGEIAKEFADAYSHIQHIKVPSGEPKGKSRVLNYGLGISKGEYFCVYDADNQPEPTALKKLVEAALVTKNSAGAVGYVKTINESTNWLTRMISIEFQVFQLLMQSGRWQLFKTGSLTGTNMLVKRAVINELGGYDPYAIAEDAELTLRITQAGYFLPIVPNSVTWEQEPETIKVYIKQRTRWLQGNLYILERVFTTPGYWNGRLLIHSLHQLLVYVVFWIFLVISYSWFILGVLGLFSIHYTIPLLFIWYLSYLVYTAQLFSAQIAEKTLSPINIFCSFIMYFTYAQLFTYLFVRSLVLYIKAKINKKSIGWDKTTRFTHQKNLF
- a CDS encoding acetate kinase — translated: MANILAINAGSSSLKFQLIEMPSEKVLTIGLVERIGLKDSVFVITVNGEKIKEVTDIADHSVAVKMLLEKLTGLGVISSYDEINGVGHRVVHGGELFTDSVLITEEVEKQIDELSDLAPLHNPANLVGIRAFKELLPNVPAVAVFDTAFHQTMPEESYLYSLPYEYYKQFGIRKYGFHGTSHKYVTERAAEMIGKPIEELRFISCHLGNGASIAAVEGGKSIDTSMGFTPLAGVTMGTRSGNLDPALIPFIMEKTGKTAEEVLEVLNKQSGMLGISGFSSDLRDIESAAEEGNKRAKIAQSVFVNRIHKYLGSYAARMKGVDAIIFTAGIGENGPEIRQAVLEGLEFMGVYFDPSKNNFRGKEAFISFDHSPVKVIVIPTNEEVMIARDVMRVGM
- a CDS encoding GNAT family N-acetyltransferase, encoding MHKWECDDEIGKLVGIEKPRSLEEIVQGYEKYFNGLKPNLHLFTIEYNGVCVGRIELGNLDQENNHAAFGIVIGDQSMHNKGLGSFALNYLLNYSFNELKLVKVYCEVYDFNIASQNFLTKLGFHLDGILRKHEYFKGAHRDMYQYSILEEEFNFSTE
- the ald gene encoding alanine dehydrogenase, whose protein sequence is MRIGVPKEIKNNENRVAMTPAGVMNLVGHGHTVFIETSAGLGSGFTDEEYVTAGATIVETAQEAWNNEMVMKVKEPIPSEYGYFREGLILFTYLHLAPEPELTKALIDNKVVGIAYETVQVGNTLPLLTPMSEVAGRMSAQIGAQFLEKNKGGKGILLGGVPGVRRGKVTIIGGGVAGTNAAKVAVGLGAHVTMIDLNPDRLRQLDDIFGHQITTLMSNPYNIAEAVKESDLVIGAVLIPGAKAPKLVTKEMIESMEPGSVVVDIAIDQGGIFETTDRITTHDFPTYEKHGVVHYAVANMPGAVPRTSTMALTNVTVPYAVQIANKGYQKACLENTALFKGINTLDGYVTYEAVAEAHGLEYKEATTLLQGTSVSTN
- a CDS encoding SDR family oxidoreductase, translated to MRHAVITAGTKGLGKKVTESFLNEGYSVTVTYFSDEQAVIQRKEEWKDYLDNILFIKGDISDKVFIKEIVSKTMEKFGRVDCLINNAGPYLFNRKKLADYTDEEWEYLLYGNLHSVFYLLKQIIPIMRNQKYGRIINYGFQGANSASGWIYRSAFSAAKVGLVSLTKTVAYEEAENGITSNMICPGDIFGDMKEVNRDEASREGKGLAPVGRSGTGEDIARMVQFLCKEESDFITGDIFEITGGLDVINKYRHNPL
- a CDS encoding EcsC family protein, with the translated sequence MDQLTEFKLWIELNDLIEKKQQHQNLNKFEQIYQKASNLLLQKIPQDYSNAFNDFFSTAFFHTQSLLQTSKHFQEKKLDILNRAQILKSDIKTISDLRKLPLRQLNFLAEQEISKALIISCVQGGISGTSSKLALFGDLPAILLINLKSVQEIALCYGYDVSIPKEMECSLKVLQGAILPSPQRYVIWNHLMTDIQKHEDDDVFATWENEFKGEGFYYTLLLQMSKLFVIHSLRKKLFGGIPLLGVTVGSKWNESFTKNVLEYTKQFYQYRILSKRIALEE
- a CDS encoding class I SAM-dependent methyltransferase — its product is MVKENSVEFLFNYIDESTECLKDNLDISYLEALIETGENFFECEVLQEEINDSQKEKLMKTINEFSSVSKDNESIRRAFQLAILKGMKQGVQTNHEMTPDGIAFIMSYLVGKLTEGKQNLTILDPAIGTGNLLLTILNSLKDKFTASVGIDVDDVLVKIAFVIGNLLGHEVELFNQDSLAPLFVDPVDLVVCDLPVVFYPNTDRSKDFALKSKEGMSYAHHLFIEQSMNYLKSGGFFISLVPNHLFTSELSAQLQSYINETGVIQGLIQLPVSAFKDERHQKSILIIRKNAENMKKPKQALLVDFPKLTNMKAIENIMIQMNEWFKENLQ